One Salinimonas marina DNA segment encodes these proteins:
- a CDS encoding UTRA domain-containing protein, translating to MQPRFVEIKQALLHQIETGQLRPGDKIASENQLAGVHQVSRMTARRALTELVDEGILARAQGAGTFVSDQRPMSSLLTITGIKEEIEARHQHYRLQVLAHEARPATSAIAGFLGLSTPQSLYYCQLVHWQNHQPVQLETRWVNPDLAPDFLQQQLQSHSVNAYLSRVAPLTEADHSVEAHLADAPTAQLLDIEPGEACLTIHRRTFCRQGIVSIATLTHPGARYRLGSHLNFSDAQEAL from the coding sequence ATGCAACCACGGTTTGTAGAGATAAAACAGGCGCTGCTGCATCAGATAGAGACTGGGCAGTTGCGGCCGGGCGATAAAATTGCCTCTGAAAACCAATTGGCCGGGGTGCACCAGGTGAGCCGTATGACCGCACGCCGGGCGCTTACTGAGCTGGTGGATGAAGGCATTCTGGCACGGGCGCAGGGGGCAGGAACTTTTGTCAGCGACCAGCGGCCCATGAGTTCGCTGCTTACCATCACCGGCATAAAAGAGGAAATTGAAGCTCGCCATCAGCACTACCGTCTGCAGGTTCTGGCTCATGAGGCCCGGCCCGCAACCAGTGCAATAGCCGGGTTTCTGGGGCTGAGCACGCCGCAATCCTTGTATTATTGTCAATTAGTGCACTGGCAGAATCATCAGCCAGTACAGCTGGAGACACGATGGGTTAATCCCGATTTGGCTCCGGACTTTTTACAGCAGCAGCTGCAATCGCACTCGGTGAATGCGTACTTATCCCGGGTAGCACCGCTTACCGAAGCTGATCATAGTGTGGAAGCGCATCTGGCTGATGCCCCCACCGCACAGCTGCTTGATATCGAGCCTGGCGAGGCCTGTCTTACTATCCACCGGCGCACATTCTGCCGGCAGGGCATCGTCAGTATTGCTACCTTAACTCATCCAGGCGCCCGGTATCGGCTGGGTAGTCACCTTAACTTTAGCGACGCACAGGAGGCCCTATGA
- the hutG gene encoding formimidoylglutamase produces MSMASLWQGRSDADEGHRALRWHQVVNQPEQLTHLHPTPQMLPALALLGYPCDLGVALNHGRVGAAAGPNALRKMLANLPWDINGQLVDAGDTHLQATLAQTQHYYRQRLATLLSSHAAVLALGGGHDIALGSYLALADSLPSDSVIGIINIDAHLDLRSPAKGGSSGTPFRQIAQWCEAQDRDFHYACLGASQAANTPALYDYAKQNNVHILPDIDFTLANAQALLSPFLQYIDTLYVTVCMDAFAASAAPGVSAPAALGIDPLPVIKLINWLGHAAEQASVTWKLADIAELNPIYDEQLKTARLASRIGFELASALFINPCVKR; encoded by the coding sequence ATGTCGATGGCTAGTTTGTGGCAGGGTCGCAGTGATGCCGATGAGGGTCACCGGGCTTTGCGCTGGCATCAGGTGGTTAACCAGCCTGAGCAACTGACTCATTTGCATCCGACCCCGCAAATGTTACCGGCACTGGCGCTATTGGGCTACCCCTGTGACCTGGGCGTGGCGCTCAACCACGGCCGGGTGGGCGCGGCTGCAGGTCCCAATGCGCTGCGCAAAATGCTGGCAAACCTGCCGTGGGATATTAATGGACAGTTGGTGGATGCCGGCGATACGCATTTGCAAGCAACCCTGGCGCAGACCCAGCACTATTACCGGCAGCGCCTGGCCACGCTGTTATCCAGCCATGCTGCTGTGCTGGCTTTAGGTGGCGGCCATGATATTGCGTTAGGCAGTTATTTAGCCTTAGCCGATTCCCTGCCCTCAGACTCGGTAATTGGAATAATCAATATTGATGCGCATCTTGACTTAAGATCGCCGGCCAAAGGCGGCTCGTCGGGAACGCCGTTTCGGCAAATTGCGCAATGGTGTGAGGCCCAGGACCGTGATTTTCATTATGCCTGTTTAGGCGCCTCCCAAGCCGCCAATACGCCCGCATTATACGATTATGCGAAGCAAAATAATGTTCACATTCTGCCAGATATCGATTTTACCTTAGCCAATGCCCAAGCGCTGCTAAGCCCTTTTTTACAATACATTGACACCCTGTATGTCACGGTTTGTATGGACGCCTTTGCGGCCAGCGCCGCCCCCGGGGTCAGTGCGCCGGCAGCGCTCGGGATCGACCCGTTACCGGTAATTAAACTGATCAACTGGCTTGGGCATGCTGCCGAGCAGGCCTCAGTAACCTGGAAACTGGCCGATATTGCCGAGCTCAACCCAATTTATGATGAGCAGTTAAAAACCGCCCGGCTGGCGAGTCGTATCGGCTTTGAACTGGCCAGTGCTCTGTTTATTAATCCTTGCGTAAAACGTTAA
- the hutI gene encoding imidazolonepropionase, with protein sequence MAVTLIDNVNVMSMDPCQTDNGIERQTQLWIQDDKILAVGSPPAPPPVPDHHIDGTNRWALPGFIDCHTHLVYGGSRADEFRQRLSGTSYQDIARAGGGIQKTVRDTRNAGAEELLQHSLRRGRRLIEEGVTTLEIKSGYGLDQQTELTMLEVAARLGSQLPVNVSRTYLGAHTLPPEFEDDADGYIDFVCHTMIPTIAAGKHATAVDVFCETVGFTRAQAERVFAAAQQAGLAIKLHAEQLSDSKGAVLAAQYQACSVDHIEYLAADDIPMLAKAGCVAVLLPGAFYYLRESKKPPVAALRQHQVPMAVASDHNPGTSPICSLLTCATMACLEFGLTCEEALLGITSHAAQALQLSNKGRLRAGMDADVCLWDIREPADLIYEINGFRPTCRWVGGQYVDG encoded by the coding sequence ATGGCCGTAACTCTTATCGACAATGTCAATGTGATGAGCATGGATCCCTGCCAGACTGACAATGGCATCGAGCGTCAGACTCAGCTATGGATACAGGATGATAAAATTCTGGCGGTGGGCTCACCGCCAGCGCCGCCGCCAGTGCCGGATCATCATATTGATGGTACCAATAGGTGGGCGCTGCCCGGATTTATTGATTGCCATACTCATCTGGTGTACGGCGGCAGCCGCGCCGATGAGTTTCGTCAGCGGTTGTCAGGAACCAGTTATCAGGACATTGCCCGGGCCGGCGGCGGTATTCAAAAGACCGTACGCGATACCCGCAATGCCGGGGCTGAAGAATTATTGCAGCACAGTCTGCGTCGGGGCCGGCGCCTTATCGAAGAAGGGGTTACCACACTTGAGATAAAATCCGGTTATGGGCTGGATCAGCAAACCGAGCTAACCATGCTCGAGGTCGCGGCCAGGCTTGGATCCCAGTTGCCGGTTAATGTGTCGCGCACCTACCTGGGTGCTCATACCCTGCCGCCTGAGTTTGAAGATGATGCCGATGGCTATATTGACTTTGTCTGCCACACCATGATCCCCACCATTGCTGCGGGCAAGCACGCCACTGCCGTCGATGTATTTTGTGAAACCGTAGGCTTTACCCGGGCCCAGGCCGAACGGGTCTTTGCGGCTGCACAACAGGCCGGCCTGGCCATTAAGCTTCATGCTGAACAGCTATCTGACAGCAAGGGGGCAGTGCTCGCCGCGCAATACCAGGCCTGCAGTGTTGATCACATTGAGTACCTGGCCGCCGACGATATCCCTATGCTAGCGAAGGCCGGGTGCGTGGCCGTGCTGCTACCCGGCGCATTTTATTATTTAAGAGAGTCGAAGAAGCCGCCGGTTGCCGCCCTGCGACAACACCAGGTGCCGATGGCGGTGGCCAGCGATCATAACCCCGGCACCTCCCCCATCTGCTCACTGCTTACCTGCGCCACTATGGCCTGCCTCGAATTTGGTTTAACCTGTGAAGAAGCGTTACTTGGCATCACCAGCCATGCGGCGCAGGCACTTCAACTGTCAAATAAAGGCCGCTTGCGCGCCGGGATGGATGCCGATGTGTGTTTGTGGGATATTCGGGAGCCGGCTGATCTTATTTATGAAATCAATGGTTTCAGACCCACGTGTCGTTGGGTAGGAGGACAGTATGTCGATGGCTAG
- the hutU gene encoding urocanate hydratase produces the protein MSRYQPERSIKAATGTTLTAKSWQCEAILRMLMNNLDPQVAEHPDELVVYGGIGRAARDWESFDKIVEVLQRLEDTETLLIQSGKPVGVFPTHANAPRVLIANSNLVPRWATWEHFNELDRKGLMMYGQMTAGSWIYIGSQGIVQGTYETFVSVARTHFNGNSRGRWILTGGLGGMGGAQPLAATMAGFSMIAVEVDESRIDFRLASGYLDQKAHNWEQAQEMLNAALRNNQPVSIGLLGNAAEVYQQILENRVTPDVVTDQTSAHDPLNGYVPKGWSLEKTKALRKTEPDAVVKAARESMADQVRAMLKMQSNGSATLDYGNNIRQMAMETGVDNAFDFPGFVPAYIRPLFCQGIGPFRWVALSGDPQDIYHTDAKVKQLIPDDTHLHQWLDMARERIQFQGLPARICWVGLGLRQKLGLAFNQMVRDKILSAPIVIGRDHLDSGSVASPNRETEAMLDGSDAVSDWPLLNAMLNTAGGATWVSLHHGGGVGMGFSQHAGMVIVCDGSHEADERIARVLHNDPASGVMRHADAGYDLARQCAQQHGLDLPMQEQK, from the coding sequence ATGAGCCGTTATCAACCAGAACGCTCCATCAAAGCTGCTACCGGCACCACGCTTACGGCAAAAAGCTGGCAATGCGAAGCAATACTGCGCATGCTTATGAATAATCTGGATCCGCAGGTAGCGGAACACCCCGATGAGCTGGTGGTTTATGGGGGCATTGGCAGGGCCGCCCGGGACTGGGAGTCATTCGACAAAATTGTGGAGGTATTGCAGCGCCTTGAAGATACCGAAACCTTGTTGATTCAGTCGGGAAAACCGGTGGGGGTGTTTCCAACTCATGCCAATGCGCCGCGGGTGCTGATTGCCAACTCCAACCTGGTGCCCCGGTGGGCGACCTGGGAGCATTTTAATGAACTGGATCGTAAAGGACTGATGATGTACGGCCAGATGACCGCCGGATCGTGGATTTATATAGGCTCTCAGGGCATCGTACAAGGCACCTATGAAACCTTTGTGAGCGTGGCCCGAACCCATTTTAATGGCAATAGTCGGGGGCGCTGGATTCTGACCGGCGGGCTCGGGGGTATGGGCGGCGCTCAGCCACTCGCCGCTACAATGGCAGGGTTTTCGATGATAGCCGTGGAGGTTGATGAAAGTCGCATTGATTTTCGGCTGGCCAGTGGCTATCTGGACCAAAAAGCCCATAACTGGGAACAGGCGCAGGAAATGCTCAATGCGGCGCTGCGTAATAATCAGCCCGTTTCTATCGGCTTACTGGGCAATGCCGCCGAAGTGTATCAACAAATTCTTGAAAATAGAGTCACCCCCGATGTGGTGACCGATCAAACCAGTGCTCATGATCCGCTAAATGGCTATGTGCCAAAAGGCTGGAGTCTGGAAAAAACCAAAGCATTACGAAAAACAGAGCCTGATGCAGTGGTAAAGGCCGCCAGGGAGTCGATGGCAGACCAGGTCAGAGCCATGTTAAAAATGCAAAGTAATGGCTCTGCCACCCTGGACTACGGCAATAATATCCGGCAAATGGCCATGGAAACCGGGGTAGATAATGCATTTGATTTTCCAGGGTTTGTGCCAGCGTATATCCGTCCTTTGTTTTGTCAGGGCATAGGTCCATTTCGCTGGGTAGCATTATCCGGGGATCCGCAGGATATTTATCACACTGATGCCAAAGTAAAACAACTGATCCCGGATGATACCCATTTGCATCAATGGCTGGATATGGCCCGGGAACGAATTCAGTTTCAGGGACTGCCCGCCCGTATTTGCTGGGTAGGGCTGGGCTTACGGCAAAAATTAGGACTGGCATTTAATCAAATGGTCAGGGATAAGATCCTCAGCGCGCCGATTGTCATCGGCCGCGATCATCTTGATTCGGGGTCGGTGGCATCGCCAAACCGCGAAACGGAAGCCATGCTGGATGGATCTGATGCGGTGTCTGACTGGCCGCTGCTAAACGCGATGCTGAATACCGCAGGTGGGGCCACCTGGGTAAGTCTGCACCATGGTGGGGGCGTGGGCATGGGCTTTAGTCAGCATGCCGGGATGGTGATTGTGTGTGACGGCAGCCACGAAGCCGATGAGCGCATCGCCCGGGTATTACATAACGATCCGGCCAGCGGCGTTATGCGACATGCTGATGCCGGCTATGACCTGGCCCGGCAATGCGCTCAGCAACATGGGCTGGACTTACCGATGCAGGAGCAAAAATAA